In the Syntrophales bacterium genome, CGCCTTCACCTGATCTTCTCGAGGTAGTAGGTGCAAAGAGGAGTACACCGCACCCTCGAAGTTTGGTTTAAGTGGTTTATTTAAGGAAATAAGTCGGGGTTTGTTGAGCCAGAGTAATTTGAAGATAGAGGTTGAGATGTGGAATGTGCCCCATGGAGGTGCAGGGGAAATGAGCACTATAGCTTTTGCCCTGTTTCGCTCAGCTAACATCTGGGCTAAAAGCCCCCCCATTGAATGGCCTATTATAATGGGTTTTTCGTTTAAAAGTGATAGTGTTTTTTCCACGTCTTCTAGGTAATCCTCTATCGTTGTTTTCACGAGCCTTTCGTCGGGAGGCTGATCCCACGTTTTATCATGGAATCTTAGGTATGGGGTTAAGCAGATGAAACCCTTTTTCTCAAAGTACGTTTTAAATTTTTCCCAACACCAAGGACCAACAAACATACCGTGGATCATTACAACTACGGGTCTGGCGGAAACTGAGGGTTTATCTTTGCCGAGTGCGTCACTGAGCAGGTAATTGAGGAATAGAAAGGAGAGTAGGAGGGGGTAAAGATGTCGTAATGTGGTTTTTGTTATTGGGTATCCTTTTGTTGACATCTCTATATTTAACCACTAAATATCACACGTAGGTGAAAACGGAAAGGAGGATATTCATGTTTGCGGTGATCATGGCTGGTGGAAAAGGTTCCAGATTCTGGCCCCGAAGTAGGAACCGACTGCCAAAACATCTGCTCGACATATACGGTGACAGAACATTGATTCAGGAAACCGTTGAAAGGGTGCTTCCGCTCGTAGGTAGGGAAAACATACTGGTCATAACGAGCATTCAACATGCTGAGGAGTTACGAAAACAACTGCC is a window encoding:
- a CDS encoding alpha/beta hydrolase, with amino-acid sequence MSTKGYPITKTTLRHLYPLLLSFLFLNYLLSDALGKDKPSVSARPVVVMIHGMFVGPWCWEKFKTYFEKKGFICLTPYLRFHDKTWDQPPDERLVKTTIEDYLEDVEKTLSLLNEKPIIIGHSMGGLLAQMLAERNRAKAIVLISPAPPWGTFHISTSIFKLLWLNKPRLISLNKPLKPNFEGAVYSSLHLLPREDQVKAFSKFTYESPKVVAQIALWFLDFKKSTYVDKNKVTCPALTIVGSEDRLTPPALVRKIHERYRNVSTYIEFPHHSHMLIAEPGWETVAAAIVNWIESLH